From the Pontiella agarivorans genome, one window contains:
- a CDS encoding 2-oxoacid:acceptor oxidoreductase subunit alpha, whose protein sequence is MKRDIITNKFVIKFANVNGTGSASANKLFSRAVFRMGIPISPKNIFPSNIQGLPTWYEVRINENGFLGRRGGIDIMVGMNPQSMERDINEVEKGGYFIYDSTKQLPPALRRNDIDFIGIPLTEKCRELYDDPRHRQLFRNIMYVGVLAALFDMELDVFKQLISDQFKGKQKLIAPNVNAVTTGYEMAKKMHACPIAYRIERRDNVGNKILIDGNEACGLGAVYGGATMAGWYPITPSTSVIDNFARYCRKFRMDPETGRKNYAIVQAEDELAAIGMVIGASWNGSRAFTATSGPGLSLMNEFLGLAYFAEIPSVLIDVQRSGPSTGMPTRTQQSDVLAAAYASHGDTKHICLYPSTPKECFEYTAKAFDLAERFQTPVILLSDLDLGMNDNMSDPFEWDDTRKYDRGKVYTEEDLENMTERFGRYLDVDGDGVPYRTYPGTHPTKGAFFTRGTSKDEYAIYTENGEKYIENMERLQKKWKTASEHVPKPIIRKTNKPCTVGVIHYGTSEASTLEALHHLNSLHGISLDSMGIQAFPFSDEVGQFIEEHEYVFVVEQNRDAQMRTLLINEYDFDPERLVPLLHFDGSPITARFIRHEIRDWILQTTTSPRRRSRFY, encoded by the coding sequence ATGAAACGCGACATCATCACCAATAAATTTGTCATCAAATTTGCCAACGTCAACGGCACCGGCTCGGCCAGTGCCAACAAACTGTTCAGCCGAGCCGTTTTCCGTATGGGTATTCCGATCAGCCCCAAGAATATTTTCCCGTCAAACATCCAGGGCTTACCCACCTGGTACGAAGTGCGTATCAATGAAAACGGATTCCTCGGACGCCGCGGCGGCATCGACATCATGGTTGGTATGAATCCGCAAAGCATGGAACGCGACATCAACGAAGTGGAGAAAGGCGGCTACTTTATTTATGACTCCACCAAACAGCTCCCACCGGCTCTCCGCCGAAACGACATCGATTTTATCGGCATCCCGCTGACCGAAAAATGCCGAGAACTCTACGATGACCCCCGCCACCGCCAGCTCTTCCGAAACATCATGTATGTCGGAGTGCTCGCCGCACTGTTCGATATGGAACTTGATGTTTTCAAACAGCTGATCAGCGACCAGTTTAAAGGGAAGCAAAAGCTGATCGCCCCCAACGTCAATGCCGTAACCACCGGTTATGAAATGGCCAAAAAAATGCATGCCTGCCCTATCGCCTACCGGATTGAGCGGCGCGACAATGTGGGCAACAAAATCCTGATTGACGGCAACGAAGCCTGTGGTCTCGGTGCCGTTTACGGCGGTGCCACCATGGCGGGCTGGTATCCCATCACGCCGTCCACATCCGTCATTGATAACTTTGCACGCTACTGCCGCAAATTCCGCATGGATCCGGAGACCGGCCGGAAAAATTATGCCATCGTTCAGGCCGAAGACGAACTGGCCGCCATCGGCATGGTAATCGGTGCCTCCTGGAACGGGTCGCGCGCTTTCACAGCCACCAGCGGCCCCGGACTTTCCCTGATGAATGAATTTCTCGGGCTGGCCTATTTTGCGGAAATTCCTTCTGTACTGATTGATGTCCAGCGTTCGGGCCCCTCCACCGGAATGCCGACACGCACCCAGCAATCAGACGTGCTGGCCGCGGCCTATGCCTCGCACGGCGACACCAAACACATCTGCCTTTATCCGTCTACGCCGAAAGAATGTTTTGAATATACCGCCAAGGCATTTGATCTGGCAGAACGTTTCCAGACGCCCGTCATTTTACTGTCCGATCTCGATCTCGGCATGAATGACAACATGTCCGATCCCTTCGAATGGGACGACACCCGGAAATATGACCGGGGCAAAGTCTACACGGAAGAAGATCTGGAAAACATGACGGAGCGCTTCGGACGCTATCTGGATGTAGACGGAGACGGCGTACCATACCGCACCTATCCCGGAACCCATCCGACAAAAGGGGCATTTTTTACGCGCGGAACATCCAAAGATGAATATGCGATCTACACGGAAAACGGCGAGAAGTACATTGAGAATATGGAGCGCCTCCAGAAAAAATGGAAAACGGCCAGTGAACATGTGCCAAAACCGATTATCCGTAAAACCAACAAACCTTGCACCGTGGGAGTCATCCACTACGGCACGTCCGAGGCCTCGACGCTGGAAGCCCTCCACCACCTCAACAGCCTGCACGGCATTTCACTCGACAGCATGGGCATTCAGGCATTTCCATTTTCCGATGAAGTCGGGCAGTTTATTGAGGAACATGAATATGTCTTTGTGGTTGAACAAAACCGCGATGCCCAGATGCGCACCCTGCTGATCAATGAGTATGATTTTGATCCGGAACGCCTGGTCCCGTTGCTGCATTTTGACGGCAGCCCCATCACAGCCCGTTTCATCCGCCACGAAATCCGCGACTGGATCTTACAGACCACCACTTCACCGCGCCGCCGAAGCCGTTTTTACTAG
- a CDS encoding 2-oxoacid:ferredoxin oxidoreductase subunit beta has product MSYKIPAFRHPNLPKNELGYTTKDYEGAVSTLCAGCGHDSISNAIIEACFEMSIPPHRVAKLSGIGCSSKTPTYFLGNSHGFNSVHGRMPSVATGANMANRDLLYIGVSGDGDTASIGMGQFVHAVRRNVNMVYICENNGVYGLTKGQDSATTDIGSKSKKGEPNALEPIDLCAIALQLGSTFVANSFSGDKEQLIPIIQAAIAHKGFAFINVISPCVTFNNVPGSTKAYDYIRQHMASTNTVDYVPHAEEITAEYNEGTDERVTMHDGSMINLHKMNSKHDVHSRTSALTMMQECKAQDKVLTGILFMDEGSQEIHETMNTNSTPLRDLDEEKLCPGADELAKINELHR; this is encoded by the coding sequence ATGAGCTATAAAATTCCTGCATTCCGTCACCCGAACCTGCCCAAAAACGAGCTGGGCTATACCACCAAGGATTATGAAGGCGCAGTCTCCACGCTCTGCGCCGGTTGCGGTCACGATTCGATCAGCAACGCGATTATCGAGGCGTGCTTCGAAATGTCCATTCCTCCGCACCGCGTGGCCAAACTTTCCGGGATTGGCTGTTCTTCCAAAACGCCGACCTATTTTCTCGGAAATTCTCACGGCTTCAATTCGGTGCACGGCCGTATGCCATCCGTCGCAACCGGAGCCAACATGGCCAACCGCGACCTGCTCTACATCGGCGTTTCCGGCGACGGCGACACCGCCTCGATCGGTATGGGCCAATTTGTTCATGCGGTCCGCCGCAACGTCAACATGGTGTACATCTGTGAAAACAACGGTGTCTACGGACTGACCAAAGGGCAGGATTCCGCCACCACGGATATCGGATCGAAATCAAAAAAAGGTGAACCCAATGCGCTCGAACCGATTGATCTCTGCGCCATTGCCCTGCAGCTCGGCTCCACCTTTGTGGCCAACAGTTTTTCCGGTGACAAAGAACAGCTGATTCCGATCATTCAGGCCGCCATTGCCCATAAAGGGTTCGCCTTCATCAATGTCATCTCGCCGTGCGTCACGTTCAACAACGTGCCGGGCTCCACCAAAGCCTATGACTACATACGGCAGCACATGGCCTCCACCAATACGGTGGATTATGTGCCCCACGCGGAAGAAATAACGGCCGAATATAACGAAGGAACCGATGAGCGCGTCACAATGCATGACGGCTCCATGATCAACCTGCACAAAATGAATTCCAAGCATGATGTTCACAGCCGCACATCCGCACTGACCATGATGCAGGAATGCAAAGCACAGGACAAAGTGCTGACCGGCATTCTGTTCATGGACGAAGGTTCGCAGGAAATTCACGAAACCATGAATACCAACTCAACCCCGCTGCGTGATCTCGATGAGGAAAAGCTCTGCCCCGGAGCGGATGAACTCGCGAAAATCAACGAGCTTCACCGCTGA
- a CDS encoding FAD-dependent oxidoreductase: protein MKPTDTSHPEYFHKVVDCQHACPAHTPVPEYIRLIAAGRYADAYMINWESNVFPGILGRTCDRPCEPACRRGRIEEKPVAICRLKRVCADMKEDIRDRLPKIPKIKNGFKLAVIGAGPSALTVCRDLMPLGYEIDLFEATGSAGGFMRQQIPSFRLPEEVIDEETGYILDMGVNAHFNTRIESMKALTDKGYDAVFVGTGAPTGRQLKLPGWEHDGGKNIQVGVQWLAQVAFDHVTTAPEDVIVIGGGNTAMDCCRTALRLGAKNVKVVLRTPISAMVASPWEIEDTQAEGIPIIENHSPLEYVVEDGELKAMTFEVIDYSIDEDGREVFTPVGRTETIPCSLVLLAIGQANAFPWIERDIGIDFDERGMAIVDEVTYQSSNPMVFFGGDAAFGPKNIITAVAQGHQAALSIDMFLHGQELTDRPDPSTNLLSQKMGIHDWSYASSVTEEERHAVPHLDLQEAIKSHTVEVELGFDAATAFEEAERCLNCDVETVFTAEKCIECDGCIDICPVDCLTFTQNKEEAELRRSLTVPALNLGQQIFVSENLKTGRVMVKDEDVCLHCGLCAERCPTSAWDMQKFLYISPKPYHRKNEENQ, encoded by the coding sequence GTGAAGCCCACAGATACGAGCCACCCGGAGTACTTTCACAAAGTAGTAGACTGTCAACACGCGTGCCCTGCGCACACTCCCGTTCCGGAGTATATTCGACTGATTGCAGCCGGCAGATATGCCGATGCCTATATGATCAATTGGGAATCGAACGTTTTCCCCGGAATTCTGGGTCGAACCTGCGACCGCCCCTGCGAACCGGCCTGCCGGCGGGGCCGCATTGAAGAAAAACCGGTGGCCATCTGCCGCCTGAAGCGCGTCTGCGCCGATATGAAGGAGGACATCAGAGACCGGCTACCCAAAATTCCAAAAATAAAAAACGGCTTTAAACTGGCCGTCATCGGTGCCGGCCCCTCCGCCTTAACTGTATGCCGCGACCTTATGCCGCTCGGCTATGAAATTGATCTTTTCGAAGCCACCGGCAGCGCCGGCGGTTTTATGCGTCAGCAGATCCCCTCTTTCCGGCTTCCGGAAGAAGTCATCGACGAAGAGACCGGCTATATTCTGGATATGGGCGTAAACGCCCACTTTAATACGCGCATTGAAAGCATGAAGGCCCTCACGGACAAAGGCTACGACGCCGTCTTTGTGGGAACCGGCGCCCCCACCGGCCGCCAGCTCAAACTCCCCGGCTGGGAACACGACGGCGGAAAAAATATCCAGGTCGGCGTACAGTGGCTGGCTCAGGTGGCTTTTGATCACGTTACCACAGCTCCGGAAGACGTTATTGTAATCGGCGGAGGAAACACAGCCATGGACTGCTGCCGCACGGCACTGCGTCTTGGCGCCAAAAATGTCAAAGTCGTGTTGCGCACGCCGATCTCCGCCATGGTCGCTTCCCCCTGGGAAATTGAAGACACCCAGGCCGAAGGGATTCCGATCATTGAAAACCACAGTCCGCTCGAATACGTTGTGGAAGACGGCGAACTGAAAGCCATGACGTTCGAAGTCATCGACTATTCCATCGATGAAGACGGCCGCGAGGTGTTCACCCCGGTTGGCCGCACCGAAACCATTCCCTGCAGTCTGGTGTTATTGGCAATCGGCCAGGCCAATGCGTTCCCGTGGATTGAACGGGATATCGGCATCGATTTTGATGAACGCGGCATGGCAATCGTCGATGAAGTAACCTATCAATCCAGTAATCCTATGGTGTTCTTCGGGGGCGATGCCGCCTTCGGACCGAAAAATATTATCACCGCCGTTGCCCAGGGGCATCAGGCCGCGCTTTCGATTGATATGTTCCTCCACGGTCAGGAATTGACCGACCGCCCCGATCCGAGCACCAACCTGCTGAGTCAGAAAATGGGCATTCATGACTGGAGCTACGCCAGCTCAGTCACCGAAGAGGAACGCCACGCCGTACCTCACCTCGATCTGCAGGAAGCCATTAAAAGTCATACCGTTGAAGTGGAACTCGGGTTTGATGCCGCAACTGCCTTTGAGGAAGCGGAACGCTGTCTGAACTGCGATGTTGAAACCGTATTCACCGCAGAGAAGTGTATCGAGTGCGACGGCTGCATCGATATCTGTCCGGTTGACTGCCTGACCTTCACACAAAATAAAGAAGAAGCCGAACTGCGCCGCAGCCTGACCGTTCCGGCACTGAACCTCGGACAGCAGATTTTTGTTTCGGAAAATCTGAAAACCGGACGGGTGATGGTGAAAGATGAAGATGTCTGCCTGCACTGCGGGCTGTGCGCTGAACGCTGTCCGACCTCAGCCTGGGATATGCAGAAATTTCTCTATATCTCGCCCAAGCCGTACCACCGCAAAAATGAAGAAAATCAATAA